GAGCAGATCCATTATCTTTCCTCCATCAGGAAGGCTGAAGCGAGATTGCCAAAGTAGGTACCTCTGGCAAGCTTTTCTACCTGTGAATATACAGCCTTAGCCTGATCCCCTCTTCCCATCTTTTCAAGTACTAAACCCTTCAGAATTTGGGCTGAATAATAATTGAAGTCATCACTTTTGACGCTCTCTAAAACTTCAAGGGCTTTCTGGTAATTCCCCACAGAAAAGTAGGCGTAAGCAAGTCTCTCCTTGTAAAGAGATACAAGTTCCTTATCTCTCAGGGAACTCAGTATCTCCTGAAGAAGTTTGATATCGTTACCTCCAACTTGTCCCTTCCTTTCTATATACAGCATATAAGAGAGA
This Hydrogenobacter sp. DNA region includes the following protein-coding sequences:
- a CDS encoding tetratricopeptide repeat protein, with translation MGYSLVRIVIFAIVVFFLIGVFFAWRWWEDKKLSEISYKDYEIRLAIQSENYEKAEKLVQSVAKERSPYTPLALSYMLYIERKGQVGGNDIKLLQEILSSLRDKELVSLYKERLAYAYFSVGNYQKALEVLESVKSDDFNYYSAQILKGLVLEKMGRGDQAKAVYSQVEKLARGTYFGNLASAFLMEER